One segment of Mycobacteriales bacterium DNA contains the following:
- a CDS encoding TIGR03118 family protein, giving the protein MSDIPGMATLTDPHLVNPWGLSFLPTSPVWISNAGTSTATLISGAPPATPNAIVPLVVTIPGGPPSGQVSNATTSFPVTGSLGTGSARFIFAGLGGSITAWTPSAEATTAVVVATTPGASYTGLTMIQTASGPELLASNFAQGRIDVFDQNFHRVATPRAFRGTNIPRGFSPFNVQALGNFVYVSYAKVGPDGRSVDGKGLGFVTRFTPDGLHFKRVAARGELNAPWGLAIVPAGFGSLTGKLLVGNFGDGHIGIYEPNQWHFRGLLEKSDGQPFQVDRLWSLLPGTATTGGTDAIWFSAGIVNETHGLVGTLKAAPDHN; this is encoded by the coding sequence GTGTCCGACATCCCGGGCATGGCCACGCTCACCGATCCGCACCTCGTCAACCCGTGGGGCCTGTCGTTCCTGCCGACGAGCCCGGTCTGGATCTCCAACGCCGGCACCAGCACCGCCACGCTGATCTCGGGGGCCCCGCCGGCGACCCCGAACGCGATCGTCCCGCTGGTCGTGACCATCCCCGGCGGACCCCCGTCCGGCCAGGTCTCGAACGCGACGACCAGCTTCCCGGTGACCGGCTCGCTCGGCACCGGCTCGGCCCGGTTCATCTTCGCCGGCCTCGGCGGGTCGATCACGGCCTGGACGCCCTCGGCCGAGGCGACCACCGCGGTCGTCGTGGCGACCACCCCGGGCGCCAGCTACACCGGCCTGACCATGATCCAGACGGCGAGCGGGCCGGAGCTGCTCGCCTCGAACTTCGCGCAGGGCCGGATCGACGTCTTCGACCAGAACTTCCACCGGGTCGCGACGCCGCGGGCGTTCCGCGGGACCAACATCCCGCGCGGGTTCTCGCCGTTCAACGTGCAGGCGCTCGGCAACTTCGTCTACGTGTCGTACGCGAAGGTCGGCCCGGACGGCCGCAGCGTGGACGGCAAGGGCCTCGGCTTCGTCACCCGGTTCACGCCGGACGGCCTGCACTTCAAGCGGGTCGCCGCTCGCGGTGAGCTCAACGCGCCGTGGGGGCTGGCGATCGTCCCGGCCGGCTTCGGCTCGCTGACCGGCAAGCTGCTCGTCGGCAACTTCGGCGACGGCCACATCGGCATCTACGAGCCGAACCAGTGGCACTTCCGCGGCCTGCTCGAGAAGTCGGACGGCCAGCCGTTCCAGGTCGACCGGCTCTGGTCGCTCCTGCCCGGCACCGCGACCACCGGCGGCACCGACGCGATCTGGTTCTCCGCCGGCATCGTCAACGAGACACACGGCCTCGTCGGCACCCTCAAGGCAGCACCCGACCACAACTGA
- a CDS encoding alcohol dehydrogenase catalytic domain-containing protein has protein sequence MKALVYHGPGRKSWEDVPDAAVQDPTDVVVRVDTTTICGTDLHILKGDVAAVTDGRVLGHEAVGTVTAVGAAVTGFAEGDRVLVPAITRCGRCAYCVRGMPSHCQTVGGIGWIFGHLIDGTQAESVRVPYADTSLYKVPADVTDEQAIFLADALPTGYEVGVLAGRVRPGHTVAVVGAGAVGLSAILTTGLWGASKVIAIDSNKFRLDKARDFGATDTVEAGETAIADVKALTDGLGVDVAIEAVGYPETLRTAAALVRPGGTIANIGVHGVPVELPMHELWIHNVTLTMGLVDTVSIPTLLTMVASGKIPSEKMGTHRFTFDRIDEAYEVFSDAAANSALKVVITP, from the coding sequence ATGAAGGCGCTGGTCTACCACGGTCCCGGCCGCAAGAGCTGGGAGGACGTACCCGACGCCGCGGTGCAGGACCCGACCGACGTGGTCGTGCGCGTCGACACGACCACGATCTGCGGCACCGACCTGCACATCCTCAAGGGGGACGTGGCCGCGGTGACCGACGGCCGGGTGCTGGGCCACGAAGCGGTCGGCACGGTCACCGCCGTCGGGGCCGCGGTCACCGGGTTCGCCGAGGGCGACCGGGTGCTGGTGCCCGCGATCACCCGCTGCGGCCGCTGCGCGTACTGCGTGCGCGGGATGCCGTCACACTGCCAGACCGTCGGCGGCATCGGCTGGATCTTCGGTCACCTCATCGACGGCACCCAGGCCGAGTCGGTCCGGGTCCCGTACGCGGACACCTCTCTCTACAAGGTCCCGGCGGACGTCACCGACGAGCAGGCGATCTTCCTGGCCGACGCGCTGCCGACCGGGTACGAGGTCGGCGTGCTGGCCGGCCGGGTCCGGCCCGGGCACACGGTCGCGGTCGTCGGTGCCGGCGCGGTCGGCCTGTCCGCGATCCTCACCACCGGGCTCTGGGGCGCGTCGAAGGTGATCGCGATCGACTCCAACAAGTTCCGCCTGGACAAGGCCCGCGACTTCGGCGCGACCGACACGGTCGAGGCCGGCGAGACCGCGATCGCGGACGTCAAGGCGTTGACCGACGGGCTCGGCGTGGACGTCGCGATCGAGGCCGTCGGCTACCCGGAGACGCTGCGGACGGCGGCGGCGCTGGTCCGGCCGGGCGGCACGATCGCGAACATCGGCGTGCACGGCGTCCCGGTCGAGCTGCCCATGCACGAGCTCTGGATCCACAACGTCACGCTGACCATGGGCTTGGTCGACACGGTGTCGATCCCGACCCTGCTCACGATGGTCGCCTCGGGCAAGATCCCGTCCGAGAAGATGGGTACCCACCGGTTCACGTTCGACCGGATCGACGAGGCCTACGAGGTCTTCTCCGACGCCGCCGCCAACTCGGCGTTGAAGGTCGTCATCACACCCTGA
- a CDS encoding nuclear transport factor 2 family protein, with the protein MGLLEELAERVERVEAELALHRLVNDYCIGADHRDLNRWQRVWTADAVWQTSADKAYRGVAEINAAVTGQWQSFPIMQHSTVNHVVEVAGDKATGHCDVIVQIQLGDGRWIVGGGAYEDEYRREADGWRIARRTVGRPFDLPPIPAA; encoded by the coding sequence ATGGGATTGCTCGAGGAGCTGGCGGAGCGGGTGGAGCGGGTCGAGGCGGAGCTCGCGCTGCACCGGTTGGTGAACGACTACTGCATCGGCGCCGACCATCGTGACCTGAACCGCTGGCAGCGGGTGTGGACCGCGGACGCGGTCTGGCAGACCAGCGCGGACAAGGCGTACCGGGGGGTGGCGGAGATCAACGCCGCCGTCACCGGCCAGTGGCAGTCGTTCCCGATCATGCAGCACTCGACGGTCAACCATGTGGTCGAGGTCGCCGGCGACAAGGCCACCGGGCACTGCGACGTGATCGTGCAGATCCAGCTCGGCGACGGGCGCTGGATCGTCGGCGGCGGCGCGTACGAGGACGAGTACCGGCGCGAGGCCGACGGCTGGCGGATCGCCCGCCGCACGGTCGGCCGCCCCTTCGACCTCCCGCCGATCCCGGCCGCCTGA
- a CDS encoding SRPBCC family protein has protein sequence MSAYAESTAEGWVLVLTRQLEHEPAKVWAALTEPGQLERWAPFTAERSLAEPGDLTLTMIDGPSTVDLPATVTTADPPTLLEYRWGEDLLRWELIPAAAGTRLTLRHRVGSQDDLARAAAGWHLCLDVAGHLLDGDPVPPVRGREALEHGWQALHDDYAAQLR, from the coding sequence ATGAGCGCGTACGCGGAGTCGACTGCGGAAGGCTGGGTCCTCGTGCTGACCCGGCAGCTCGAGCACGAGCCGGCGAAGGTCTGGGCCGCGCTCACCGAGCCGGGTCAGCTGGAGCGGTGGGCGCCGTTCACGGCCGAGCGCAGCCTGGCCGAGCCCGGCGACCTGACGCTGACCATGATCGACGGACCGAGCACGGTCGACCTGCCGGCGACGGTGACGACGGCCGATCCGCCGACGCTGCTGGAGTACCGCTGGGGCGAGGATCTGCTGCGCTGGGAGCTGATCCCGGCCGCTGCCGGCACCCGCCTCACCCTGCGGCACCGCGTCGGCAGCCAGGACGATCTGGCCCGCGCGGCGGCCGGCTGGCACCTCTGCCTGGACGTGGCCGGGCACCTGCTCGACGGCGACCCGGTCCCGCCGGTGCGCGGGCGGGAGGCGCTGGAGCACGGCTGGCAGGCCCTGCACGACGACTACGCGGCTCAGCTGAGGTAG
- a CDS encoding metalloregulator ArsR/SmtB family transcription factor — translation MAFEVLAEPTRRRIVAELRGTERSVTELVGALGVPQPTVSKHLKVLREAGFVSARVAAQQRIYRLEAAPFRELAAWLEPYRELWERHLDRLETHLDGLEDR, via the coding sequence ATGGCGTTCGAGGTGCTCGCGGAGCCGACCCGGCGGCGGATCGTCGCCGAGCTGCGCGGGACCGAGCGGAGCGTCACCGAGCTGGTGGGCGCGCTCGGCGTACCGCAGCCGACGGTGTCCAAGCACCTCAAGGTCCTGCGCGAGGCCGGCTTCGTGTCGGCCCGGGTCGCGGCCCAGCAGCGGATCTACCGGCTGGAGGCCGCCCCGTTCCGGGAGCTGGCCGCCTGGCTGGAGCCGTACCGGGAGCTGTGGGAGCGGCACCTCGACCGCCTGGAAACACACCTCGACGGGCTGGAGGATCGATGA
- a CDS encoding cupin domain-containing protein → MDHFTIATVAETSADFRRVLWTGEHSQLVIMTIPAGGEIGEEVHEDTDQVLGFVSGVGEARVGGRKRKVEAGDMVAVPAGTKHNFVNTGPNPLVLYTVYGPPEHADGAVHKTKEEADAAEESGRDEPPTA, encoded by the coding sequence ATGGATCACTTCACGATCGCGACCGTCGCCGAGACGAGCGCGGACTTCCGGCGGGTCCTGTGGACCGGCGAGCACTCGCAGCTGGTGATCATGACGATCCCGGCCGGCGGCGAGATCGGCGAGGAGGTGCACGAGGACACCGACCAGGTGCTCGGCTTCGTCAGCGGGGTCGGCGAGGCCCGCGTCGGCGGCCGCAAGCGCAAGGTCGAGGCCGGCGACATGGTCGCGGTGCCGGCCGGGACGAAGCACAACTTCGTCAACACCGGACCCAACCCACTGGTCCTCTACACCGTCTACGGACCGCCGGAGCACGCCGACGGCGCCGTCCACAAGACCAAGGAGGAGGCCGACGCGGCCGAGGAGTCCGGCCGGGACGAGCCACCCACCGCCTGA
- a CDS encoding helix-turn-helix transcriptional regulator, with translation MAAIQDPSVQRRRLRSELRKLRETAGLKQGEVAKAMDWSPSKLIRIEGGQVSISTNDLRALLTHYNVKDSRRATSLIELAKSSRGTSFYDQYLSVLKPGFREYLAYEGAASVIRQYDPVYVSGLLQTEEYARAILKFAAGFDEEQAERAWIVREHRQEIHDRDDPPEMHVIVDESVLRRRVGHRDRTMIRQLERLKEYGAQPHVTLRVLPFAVGAHPGMQGNFILLEFAEADLDEVVHIETVEDITIKDDAELIARYLDRFEDLERLAMSPEDSVVFLDKLIAEMNSERSDDATMQAAV, from the coding sequence ATGGCCGCCATCCAGGATCCCTCCGTCCAACGGCGGAGGCTCCGCAGCGAGCTGCGCAAGCTGCGTGAGACGGCCGGGTTGAAGCAGGGAGAAGTTGCCAAGGCGATGGACTGGTCCCCCTCGAAGCTCATCCGGATCGAGGGCGGCCAGGTCAGCATCTCGACGAACGATCTGCGTGCGTTGCTCACCCACTACAACGTCAAGGACAGCCGGCGGGCCACGAGCCTGATCGAGCTGGCCAAATCCAGCCGCGGTACCTCTTTCTACGATCAGTATCTGTCGGTGCTGAAGCCGGGCTTCCGCGAGTACCTCGCGTACGAGGGCGCGGCTTCGGTGATCCGGCAGTACGACCCGGTCTACGTCTCGGGCCTTCTCCAGACGGAGGAATACGCCCGCGCCATTCTCAAGTTCGCCGCCGGCTTCGACGAGGAGCAGGCCGAGCGGGCCTGGATCGTCCGCGAACACCGGCAGGAGATCCACGACCGCGACGACCCGCCCGAGATGCACGTGATCGTCGACGAGTCGGTGCTCCGGCGCCGGGTCGGGCACCGCGACCGGACCATGATCCGGCAACTGGAACGCCTGAAGGAGTACGGGGCGCAGCCTCATGTCACGCTGCGGGTGCTCCCTTTTGCGGTGGGGGCCCACCCCGGCATGCAGGGGAACTTCATCCTGCTGGAGTTCGCGGAGGCGGACCTCGACGAGGTCGTCCACATCGAGACGGTGGAGGACATCACGATCAAGGACGATGCCGAGCTCATCGCCCGGTATCTGGACCGCTTCGAGGACCTGGAGCGGCTCGCTATGTCTCCGGAGGACAGCGTCGTCTTCCTCGACAAGCTCATTGCCGAGATGAATTCGGAGAGGAGTGACGACGCGACGATGCAAGCAGCCGTCTGA
- a CDS encoding DUF397 domain-containing protein, producing MISVPPPIDAPWRKARASQGSGCVEIADTAQHVWVRDSKDREGPILTFTRHEWTAFLAGARAGEFDGPFQ from the coding sequence GTGATCAGTGTGCCGCCGCCCATCGACGCTCCGTGGCGCAAGGCCCGCGCCAGCCAAGGCAGCGGCTGCGTGGAGATCGCCGACACCGCGCAGCACGTCTGGGTGCGGGACTCGAAGGACCGTGAGGGCCCGATCCTCACCTTCACCCGACACGAATGGACCGCCTTCCTCGCCGGTGCCAGAGCGGGCGAGTTCGACGGTCCATTCCAGTGA
- a CDS encoding helix-turn-helix transcriptional regulator, whose product MTDLTAREDEVLRLAVQRLSNDEIADRLNISRRTVEAHMRTLFRKTGVTSRSQLATPPGPVAAGADRLAQYDAVLRSLVDRHLSLFEERVEITFTVGARGDADSVVERRWTVPKPFVVYRTSRPLVGPDWLGRGPDSLGLTTSVAAADVEASVSAVIEPDRRPLAVVLFRPGLTKETEWTLSYASEGLWDPLRDGGSDRFGWSTVTSGNTGGHRPTVVDMAFRVVFPAGWTGIGLAEQSGVGVPSEAMRRESGQQEITWHDGDPAAPKYEFRVTGTPPH is encoded by the coding sequence ATGACCGACCTCACCGCTCGGGAGGACGAGGTCTTGCGCCTCGCCGTCCAGAGGCTGAGCAACGACGAGATCGCCGACCGGCTGAACATCTCCCGGCGCACTGTCGAGGCCCACATGCGCACGCTGTTCCGCAAGACCGGTGTGACCAGCCGGAGCCAGCTCGCGACGCCGCCCGGCCCGGTCGCCGCCGGCGCCGACCGGCTCGCGCAGTACGACGCGGTGCTGCGGAGCCTGGTCGACCGGCACCTCTCGCTGTTCGAGGAACGGGTCGAGATCACCTTCACCGTCGGCGCCCGGGGGGACGCCGACAGTGTCGTCGAACGGCGCTGGACGGTGCCGAAGCCGTTCGTGGTCTACCGGACCTCGCGGCCGCTGGTCGGGCCGGACTGGCTCGGGCGCGGTCCCGACAGCCTCGGCCTGACCACCTCGGTCGCGGCGGCCGACGTCGAGGCGAGCGTGTCCGCGGTGATCGAGCCGGACCGGCGGCCGCTGGCGGTGGTGCTGTTCCGGCCCGGGCTGACCAAGGAGACCGAGTGGACGCTGAGCTACGCGTCCGAGGGGCTCTGGGATCCGCTGCGGGACGGCGGGTCCGACCGGTTCGGCTGGTCCACGGTGACCAGTGGGAACACCGGCGGGCACCGGCCGACGGTGGTCGACATGGCGTTCCGGGTGGTGTTCCCGGCGGGGTGGACCGGGATCGGGCTGGCCGAGCAGAGCGGGGTCGGCGTGCCGAGCGAGGCGATGCGGCGCGAGTCAGGGCAGCAGGAGATCACCTGGCACGACGGCGATCCCGCCGCCCCCAAGTACGAGTTCCGCGTCACCGGCACCCCGCCCCACTGA
- a CDS encoding histidine kinase, whose amino-acid sequence MSTISLPNPVRRRGATAAGVAFSFLVALGFFSLQAELPALDGRSGILLALDIVVGVLGTAALPLVRRAPVGLALVLSALLTVSAALTPAAGTAVLWVAQRRRLPVAIGVALAGVAGHTVRELWRPVPDRPLVLWIAIIVASYAALVGWGAQNQARRALVDSLRDRARRAEADQANRLAEARRGERTKIAREMHDVLAHRLSLLAAYAGALEFRPDAPPEELARASGVIRTGAHQALEELREVIGVLREDRAETEGDRPQPTFADVPRLLEESRAAGTPVRLDNRIEDPGTVPDVLGRTVYRVVQEALTNARKHAAGQSATVLLAGKPGRHLLVVVTNPTADPAGDRVPGSGTGLVGLRERVQLAGGRLDAKAGRGRFRIWAVLPWPA is encoded by the coding sequence ATGAGCACGATCTCGCTGCCGAACCCGGTCCGTCGCCGCGGCGCCACCGCCGCCGGAGTGGCGTTCTCCTTCCTGGTGGCGCTGGGGTTCTTCTCCTTGCAGGCCGAGCTGCCGGCCCTGGACGGCCGGTCGGGCATCCTGCTGGCGCTGGACATCGTGGTCGGCGTCCTCGGCACCGCGGCGCTGCCGCTGGTCCGCCGCGCTCCGGTCGGGCTCGCCCTGGTGCTCTCGGCCCTGCTCACCGTGTCGGCCGCCCTGACGCCCGCCGCCGGGACGGCCGTGCTCTGGGTCGCCCAGCGCCGCCGGCTGCCGGTCGCGATCGGGGTCGCGCTGGCCGGCGTGGCCGGCCACACCGTGCGCGAGCTCTGGCGACCCGTGCCGGACCGCCCACTGGTTCTCTGGATCGCGATCATCGTGGCCTCGTACGCGGCGCTGGTCGGCTGGGGCGCGCAGAACCAGGCCCGGCGCGCTCTCGTCGACTCCCTGCGCGACCGGGCCCGGCGGGCCGAGGCCGACCAGGCCAACCGGCTGGCCGAGGCCCGGCGGGGCGAGCGGACGAAGATCGCCCGGGAGATGCACGACGTGCTGGCCCACCGCCTGTCCCTGCTGGCCGCGTACGCCGGGGCGCTGGAGTTCCGGCCGGACGCGCCGCCGGAGGAGCTGGCCCGGGCGAGCGGCGTGATCCGGACCGGCGCGCACCAGGCCCTGGAGGAGCTGCGGGAGGTGATCGGGGTGCTGCGGGAGGACCGGGCCGAGACCGAGGGCGACCGGCCGCAGCCGACGTTCGCCGACGTACCGCGGCTGCTGGAGGAGTCCCGCGCGGCCGGCACCCCGGTCCGCCTCGACAACCGCATCGAGGACCCCGGTACGGTCCCGGACGTGCTGGGTCGCACCGTCTACCGGGTCGTGCAGGAAGCGCTGACCAACGCCCGCAAGCACGCGGCCGGGCAGTCGGCGACCGTGCTGTTGGCCGGCAAGCCCGGCCGGCACCTGCTGGTCGTGGTCACGAACCCGACCGCCGACCCGGCCGGGGACCGGGTGCCGGGCAGCGGTACCGGCCTGGTCGGTCTGCGCGAGCGGGTGCAGCTGGCCGGCGGCCGGCTGGACGCCAAGGCCGGACGGGGCCGGTTCCGGATCTGGGCGGTGCTGCCGTGGCCGGCGTGA
- a CDS encoding response regulator transcription factor — translation MAGVRVLIVDDDALVRGALRMMLSGSDVLEVVGEAGDGDEVEAALAEHRPEVVLMDIRMPRVDGISATVALRRRPDPPEVIVLTTFDADENVLRALRAGASGFLLKDTPPARIVEAVLRVAAGESILSPAVTRRLIARVTVDGGTADRSRADFARLTEREADVVLAIAKGRTNQEIATELYLSVATVKTHISHAMTKLGLANRTQLALLAHDAGLV, via the coding sequence GTGGCCGGCGTGAGGGTGCTCATCGTCGACGACGACGCGCTCGTCCGGGGCGCGCTGCGGATGATGCTGTCCGGCTCGGACGTGCTCGAGGTCGTCGGCGAGGCCGGCGACGGCGACGAGGTCGAGGCGGCGCTGGCCGAGCACCGGCCCGAGGTCGTGCTGATGGACATCCGGATGCCGCGGGTGGACGGGATCAGCGCGACCGTGGCGCTGCGCCGGCGGCCGGACCCGCCCGAGGTGATCGTGCTGACCACGTTCGACGCGGACGAGAACGTGCTGCGGGCGCTGCGGGCCGGGGCCAGCGGGTTCCTGCTCAAGGACACCCCGCCGGCCCGGATCGTCGAGGCCGTCCTGCGGGTCGCGGCGGGCGAGTCGATCCTGTCGCCCGCGGTGACGCGGCGGCTGATCGCCCGGGTCACCGTCGACGGCGGTACGGCCGACCGGTCCCGGGCCGACTTCGCCCGGCTGACCGAGCGCGAGGCCGACGTGGTCCTCGCGATCGCGAAGGGCCGGACCAACCAGGAGATCGCGACCGAGCTCTACCTCTCGGTGGCGACGGTGAAGACCCACATCTCGCACGCGATGACCAAGCTCGGGCTGGCCAACCGCACCCAGCTCGCCCTGCTGGCCCACGACGCGGGCCTGGTCTGA
- a CDS encoding ABC transporter permease, which translates to MTGWAPLLRLALRRDRIMLPAWVYGIVLTVVSTASSYDRLYPTEAERAQVAAGASTGALRAITGPAFDLTTVGGLTAWRIAGSGAVLAALMSLLVVVRHTRAEEDAGRTELVGAAATGRYAVAGAGLLVAAVANGSIAVLTAAGLVLVGLPVAGSIALGLAIAAAGLVFAAVALVTAQVASVARAASGTAGALLALAFLLRAVGDSGAPWLSWLSPIGWTQQVRAFSGERWWVFALPLALTAGLVGLTGVLLPRRDVGAGLRPQRPGPPVAAPRLAGPLALAWRLQRGTLLGWTAGYALVGVAVGAVASDVGDLLGDGQQATDLIDKLGGGSSDVVRTYLALIVGLLGLVAAAYAVQAVLRARTEETAQRAEPVLAAGTPRLRWAGAHVLVAAAGSAWLLAVAGVTLGLVHGLRTGDPGQVGVLTGAALAQLPAVWVLGALAAALAGAVPRLVAAAWAALAVCLLLGQIGQLLSLPDWLLDASPFQHTGPAPLHSPGPVPLAVLVAVALGLAGAGAAGLRRRDIG; encoded by the coding sequence ATGACCGGCTGGGCGCCGCTGCTGCGGCTGGCGTTGCGGCGGGACCGGATCATGCTGCCGGCCTGGGTGTACGGCATCGTGCTCACGGTCGTCTCCACCGCGTCCTCGTACGACCGGCTCTATCCGACCGAGGCCGAGCGGGCCCAGGTCGCGGCCGGGGCGAGCACCGGCGCGCTGCGGGCGATCACCGGGCCGGCGTTCGACCTGACCACGGTGGGCGGGCTGACGGCCTGGCGGATCGCCGGGTCCGGTGCGGTGCTGGCCGCGCTGATGAGCCTGCTGGTGGTGGTCCGGCACACCCGGGCCGAGGAGGACGCCGGCCGGACCGAGCTGGTCGGCGCCGCCGCCACCGGGCGGTACGCGGTGGCCGGGGCCGGGCTGCTCGTCGCCGCCGTCGCGAACGGCTCGATCGCGGTGCTCACCGCGGCCGGGCTGGTGCTGGTCGGGCTGCCGGTCGCGGGTTCGATCGCGCTCGGGCTGGCGATCGCCGCGGCCGGGCTGGTGTTCGCGGCCGTGGCGCTGGTGACCGCGCAGGTCGCCTCGGTCGCGCGGGCGGCGTCGGGGACGGCCGGCGCGCTGCTCGCGCTGGCGTTCCTGCTCCGGGCGGTCGGCGACTCCGGCGCGCCCTGGCTGTCCTGGCTGTCGCCGATCGGCTGGACCCAGCAGGTGCGGGCGTTCTCGGGCGAGCGCTGGTGGGTCTTCGCGCTGCCGCTGGCGCTCACGGCCGGCCTGGTCGGGCTGACCGGGGTGCTGCTGCCGCGCCGGGACGTGGGCGCCGGGCTGCGCCCGCAGCGGCCGGGACCGCCGGTCGCGGCGCCGCGGCTGGCCGGACCGCTGGCGCTGGCCTGGCGGCTGCAGCGCGGCACCCTGCTCGGCTGGACGGCCGGGTACGCGCTGGTCGGCGTCGCGGTCGGCGCGGTCGCGAGCGACGTCGGCGACCTGCTCGGCGACGGGCAGCAGGCCACCGACCTGATCGACAAGCTCGGCGGCGGCAGCAGCGACGTGGTCCGGACGTACCTGGCCCTGATCGTGGGGCTGCTCGGGCTGGTCGCGGCGGCCTACGCGGTCCAGGCGGTGCTGCGGGCCCGGACCGAGGAGACGGCGCAGCGGGCCGAGCCGGTGCTCGCGGCCGGGACGCCGCGGCTGCGCTGGGCCGGCGCGCACGTGCTGGTCGCGGCGGCCGGGTCGGCCTGGCTGCTGGCGGTGGCCGGGGTCACGCTCGGGCTCGTGCACGGGCTGCGGACCGGGGATCCCGGCCAGGTCGGCGTGCTCACCGGCGCGGCGCTGGCCCAGCTGCCGGCGGTCTGGGTGCTCGGCGCGCTGGCCGCCGCGCTGGCCGGGGCCGTACCGCGGCTGGTCGCCGCGGCCTGGGCCGCGCTCGCGGTCTGCCTGCTGCTCGGCCAGATCGGCCAGCTGCTCAGCCTGCCGGACTGGCTGCTGGACGCCTCGCCGTTCCAGCACACCGGGCCGGCCCCGCTGCACTCGCCGGGCCCCGTCCCGCTCGCCGTCCTGGTCGCGGTCGCGCTGGGGTTGGCCGGCGCCGGGGCGGCCGGGCTGCGACGGCGCGACATCGGCTGA
- a CDS encoding ABC transporter ATP-binding protein — protein MTDPISVSGLSKRYGHTQALDGLDLTVRTGEVHGFLGPNGAGKSTTIRVLLGLARADRGTVALLGGDPWKDAVALHQRLAYVPGDVVLWPTLTGGETIDLLGRLRGGLDRDRRDQLLKRFELDPTKKGRAYSMGNRQKVALVAALAADVELLLLDEPTSGLDPLMEEVFQETVREARDAGRTVLLSSHVLAEVEALCDRVSIVRAGRTVESGTLTELRHLTRTSVTATTATPAELAGLPGVHSLTVDGDQVRCEVDTAQLNPVLERLTAAGVRSLVSRPPTLEELFLRHYGDELAPA, from the coding sequence GTGACCGATCCGATCTCCGTGTCCGGCCTCTCCAAGCGGTACGGGCACACGCAGGCGCTCGACGGGCTCGACCTGACCGTCCGTACGGGTGAGGTGCACGGCTTCCTCGGACCCAACGGGGCCGGGAAGTCCACCACGATCCGGGTTCTGCTGGGCCTGGCCCGGGCCGACCGCGGGACGGTGGCGCTGCTCGGCGGCGACCCCTGGAAGGACGCCGTCGCCCTGCACCAGCGGCTCGCGTACGTCCCCGGCGACGTCGTGCTCTGGCCGACGCTGACCGGCGGCGAGACCATCGACCTGCTCGGCCGGCTGCGCGGGGGGCTCGACCGGGACCGGCGGGACCAGCTGCTGAAGCGCTTCGAGCTCGACCCGACCAAGAAGGGCCGGGCCTACTCCATGGGCAACCGGCAGAAGGTCGCGCTGGTCGCGGCGTTGGCCGCGGACGTCGAGCTGCTGCTGCTGGACGAGCCGACCTCCGGGCTGGACCCGCTGATGGAGGAGGTGTTCCAGGAGACGGTGCGCGAGGCCCGGGACGCCGGCCGGACCGTGCTGCTGTCCAGCCACGTGCTGGCCGAGGTCGAGGCGCTCTGCGACCGGGTCAGCATCGTGCGCGCCGGCCGTACGGTCGAGAGCGGGACGCTGACCGAGCTGCGGCACCTGACCCGGACCTCGGTCACCGCGACCACCGCGACGCCGGCCGAGCTGGCCGGGCTGCCGGGCGTGCACAGCCTCACCGTCGACGGCGACCAGGTCCGCTGCGAGGTCGACACCGCGCAGCTGAACCCGGTGCTGGAGCGGCTCACCGCGGCCGGCGTCCGGAGCCTCGTCAGCCGGCCGCCGACGCTGGAGGAGCTGTTCCTGCGGCACTACGGCGACGAGCTGGCGCCGGCATGA
- a CDS encoding MarR family transcriptional regulator, whose translation MTERDAEQVKAAVEHMALIFTDWGFPRMPSRVLVTLMAADEEALTAADLSERLGVSAAAISGAVRYLIHIGMLQRVPTPNSRRDRYRLPADPWYESASLRDGFMSQIAAASDDGVKALGPGSPGGVRVERMRDFFVFIQAELGGLLEKWRIEHPPAQ comes from the coding sequence GTGACCGAACGCGACGCCGAGCAGGTCAAGGCCGCCGTCGAACACATGGCGTTGATCTTCACCGACTGGGGCTTCCCGCGGATGCCGTCCCGGGTGCTGGTGACGCTGATGGCCGCCGACGAGGAGGCGCTGACCGCGGCCGACCTGTCCGAGCGGCTCGGTGTGAGCGCGGCGGCCATCTCCGGCGCGGTGCGCTACCTGATCCACATCGGGATGCTGCAGCGCGTCCCGACCCCCAACTCCCGGCGTGATCGCTACCGGCTCCCCGCCGATCCCTGGTACGAGTCGGCCTCGCTCCGGGACGGCTTCATGAGCCAGATCGCCGCCGCCTCCGACGACGGGGTGAAGGCGCTCGGTCCAGGCAGCCCCGGCGGCGTCCGGGTCGAGCGGATGCGGGACTTCTTCGTCTTCATCCAGGCGGAACTCGGCGGCCTGCTGGAGAAGTGGCGCATCGAGCACCCCCCGGCCCAGTAG